Part of the Brevibacillus brevis genome is shown below.
GCATCATGAAGCAGGCAGAATTGAATATGGGGATATACGTAAATGGGGAATGGGTGAAGCTGGCCGAAACCATCCCGGTCCAGAACCCGGCGACGCTGGAGACGGTAGGCAGCGTGCCGGATGCATCCGCAGAATGGGGCAAAAAAGCGGTAGATGCTGCCCATGAGGCCTTTCAATCGTGGTCGAAGACATCCGCCTATGAACGGGCCGCGCTGCTGGAGCGCTGGCATCAGGTGATCGAATCCCGCCTGGACGAAATCGCGTTGGTGATGACGCTGGAGCAAGGGAAGCCGCTCGCCGAAGCAAAGGGCGAGGTGCAATACGCCAACAGTTATATCAAATGGTATGCCGAGGAAGCGAAGCGCATTTACGGCGAGACAATTCCTGCTGTGTCCGTCACCAAGCGCATCCTGGTACAAAAGCAGCCCGTCGGTGTGGTCGCAGCTGTGACGCCGTGGAATTTCCCGGCGGCGATGATCGCCCGCAAAATCGCGCCCGCGTTGGCAGCCGGCTGCACAACCGTGGCGAAACCGGCGGAACAGACGCCGCTCACCGCCTTGCTGCTCGCTGAGTGCGCGCAGCAGGCAGGCATTCCGGCAGGGGTCATCAACATCGTGACGACCTCGAATGCAGGAGAGCTGGTAGACGCCTGGATGGAGGATGCCCGGGTGAAAAAAATCACCTTCACCGGATCGACTCCGGTGGGCAAGCTGCTGATGCGCAAAGCGGCGGATACCGTGAAAAAGGTCTCGCTGGAGCTGGGCGGACTGGCTCCGTTCATCGTGGCGGAGGACGCCAACATCCATGAGGCGGTGAAGGGGTTGATGCTGTCGAAGTTCCGAAACGCAGGACAGACCTGCATCTGCGCCAACCGCATCTACGTTCACGAAAAGGTAAAGGAGCCGTTCCTCGAAGAATTCACGAAGGCTGTCGCAGCGTTGCGCGTCGGAAATGGCACCGAGGCTGGCGTGGAGATCGGTCCGCTGATCGATGAGCGGGCTGTGAAAAAAGTGCAGAACCAAATCGACGATGCGGTGTCCAAAGGCGCTACCCTGCACGGCGAGCCGACGCTGGAAGGAAGCACGGGCTATTTCCTGAAGCCGGTGGTGATCTCGGACGTCACGGACGACATGCTGTGCATGCAGGAGGAGACATTCGGACCGATCGCGCCCGTCAGCACGTTTACGGACGACCGGGAAGTGATCGAGCGGGCAAACCGTACGCCATTCGGTCTGGCGGCCTACGTCTTCACCCAATCGTTGACCCGAGCGTTCTATTACTCGGAAAATCTGGAGTACGGCATCGTCGGTGTCAATGACGGGGCGCCTTCTGTGGCCCAAGCGCCGTTTGGCGGCATGAAAGAGAGCGGTCTGGGCCGGGAAGGCGGCCACCACGGCATCGAGGAGTATCTGGAAGTGAAATACGTTTCCCTGGGCCTTATTTAAATGGGAACAAATGAAAAGCAGCCTCGGCAACTTTGCCAGAGGCTGCTTGTTCGTTATCGACGTTTGGAATCCCACGCCTCCGCAAGCAGCTCGCCGTTGATGCCCGCTGCCGCCGCAGCTCCAAGGGCAGCTGCCGCGATCACTTGGTACTGGTGGGGAGTAGCAGCATCTCCTGCGCAGTAAACGCCTGGCACGCTGGTTTTCCCGAGGGCGTCGACTACAACTGTTCCCGTTTCCGAGACCTCGCACCCCAAAGCTTTAGGCAGATCGGATCCGGTGGTCAGCTTCGGGGCGAAGAAAATGCCGGTGCAGGGTACAATCGTACCGTCTTCCAGCACGATCCGCTGCACCATGCCTTCCACCGATTCGATTCGCAGGATCGGCGAGGTATAAAAAGGGACGTCGTGCTGTCTCAATTCTTCTCGTTCTGCATCCGTCCATTCATCCCCTCCATGGGTCAAGATCGTATACGTATCGCTCCATCCAGCGATCGTCTTTGCCAGGTGGAGCGCCCGCGGGCCTTTCGCGATCAAGGCAAGCGGCTGATCCCGCAGCTCCCATCCGTCGCAATACGGGCAGACGAAGGCGCTTTTTCCGTACACCTCCGTCAGACCGTCGATGTCCAGCGGAAGGTCTTTCATGCCTACCGCAAAGAGCAGCTTTTTGCTCCGGTAGGTCGTTCCCGCTGCGGTCGTGATGCAAAAATTGCCGTCGCTTCCTTCAATCGCTGTCGCCGTCTCCTCCGCAAAATGGACGGAGGGGTAGGCGAGAATCTGCTCCTTTGCAATCCGCCGAAACTCGGCCGGCTTGATGCCGTCCCGGGTCAGGAATCCGTGGGACTCGCGGGTCACCCGATTGTGCGGACGCCCTTCATCGATGACCAGTACGTCCTTTCGCGCCCTTCCCAGGACCAGGGCTGCGTTCAAGCCTGCGGGGCCGCCGCCGATAATGGCTACATCGAAACGTTGATTCATGTTCATACACTCCTTTTTGGATCCATAATGTCTATAATAGGGATACAAGAAGATTAAGTCTTCTTGTTCCCGGTAGGATTGCCGCCTTGGGAAGCGGCGTCCAGCACGCTCTGGATCGTGTGCTGCTGCAAATAGTGAGTGATGTGCGCCTCTGCGCCGATCATCACCTTTCTCACCAGACATTCCTCATTGTAGAGATCGTAGGTGCCCGGCGAATCGGGAGCGGGTTGACGGCTTGCACTTTCATGGAAGCATTCGTACAATGGCTGCCGCCCCTCCACGACCTGAATGACATCGAGAAAGGAGATCTGGTTGGCTGGACGGGCCAGCTCGTAGCCGCCGTTTACTCCGGTCACGGCGCGGACGATTCCGTCCTGGCGCAGCTTCGACATGATTTTGGACAGGTAGCTCTCGGATACTCCCAGCACGCTGGCCAATTCCTTGA
Proteins encoded:
- a CDS encoding NAD-dependent succinate-semialdehyde dehydrogenase, which encodes MKQAELNMGIYVNGEWVKLAETIPVQNPATLETVGSVPDASAEWGKKAVDAAHEAFQSWSKTSAYERAALLERWHQVIESRLDEIALVMTLEQGKPLAEAKGEVQYANSYIKWYAEEAKRIYGETIPAVSVTKRILVQKQPVGVVAAVTPWNFPAAMIARKIAPALAAGCTTVAKPAEQTPLTALLLAECAQQAGIPAGVINIVTTSNAGELVDAWMEDARVKKITFTGSTPVGKLLMRKAADTVKKVSLELGGLAPFIVAEDANIHEAVKGLMLSKFRNAGQTCICANRIYVHEKVKEPFLEEFTKAVAALRVGNGTEAGVEIGPLIDERAVKKVQNQIDDAVSKGATLHGEPTLEGSTGYFLKPVVISDVTDDMLCMQEETFGPIAPVSTFTDDREVIERANRTPFGLAAYVFTQSLTRAFYYSENLEYGIVGVNDGAPSVAQAPFGGMKESGLGREGGHHGIEEYLEVKYVSLGLI
- a CDS encoding NAD(P)/FAD-dependent oxidoreductase, producing the protein MNQRFDVAIIGGGPAGLNAALVLGRARKDVLVIDEGRPHNRVTRESHGFLTRDGIKPAEFRRIAKEQILAYPSVHFAEETATAIEGSDGNFCITTAAGTTYRSKKLLFAVGMKDLPLDIDGLTEVYGKSAFVCPYCDGWELRDQPLALIAKGPRALHLAKTIAGWSDTYTILTHGGDEWTDAEREELRQHDVPFYTSPILRIESVEGMVQRIVLEDGTIVPCTGIFFAPKLTTGSDLPKALGCEVSETGTVVVDALGKTSVPGVYCAGDAATPHQYQVIAAAALGAAAAAGINGELLAEAWDSKRR
- a CDS encoding Rrf2 family transcriptional regulator, encoding MQFSKSTGYALHALIHLAQSGSGQYVGIKELASVLGVSESYLSKIMSKLRQDGIVRAVTGVNGGYELARPANQISFLDVIQVVEGRQPLYECFHESASRQPAPDSPGTYDLYNEECLVRKVMIGAEAHITHYLQQHTIQSVLDAASQGGNPTGNKKT